A stretch of Mastacembelus armatus chromosome 1, fMasArm1.2, whole genome shotgun sequence DNA encodes these proteins:
- the LOC113128821 gene encoding sarcalumenin, which yields MRRGPLAAKMKSLLSVCCLLSLLALSASGLLAGSSIHDEDPVVHLQLQQPEGDLFSCGCDTTEEHASQSSSNDTPAPERSMCQHCKPPSALGAAAAEEEEPGSTSEPEEEEEEVSTDKLETDREEEQVDTASQEKIAEEEKEEEKEVMSEEEVEAEPVKEAESVEDQSVVEEEEEDAASSEEGEVVTQVEDEEGTTEKEVKEEEEKLSHEEKEVTERQEEVSEDGEPATEEVDETVLENEERQEDTKERAEEEESVETVLSEVVEEEATIAEDAAKEEVEVVESEPEGEPVEISQTDSEPEETESDVRAESQAELERISEPEPVSEVPLEAVSQPVVEEVTSEPMEEVSMEDVPVETTLEEAPEVEEASVDATEEEATVEEVTSEEPTPSAAKDDGKAAGPTPRDRSHIEDTLLLATAELSAEFSAAMKKLLNIYHTAIKPVEQAYKYNELRQHEVTDGEITSKPMVLFLGPWSVGKSSMINYLLGLHGTSQELYTGAEPTTSEYTVIMHGEKFRTIEGIVMAADSSRSFSPLEKFGQNFLERLVGIEMSHKLLERVTFVDTPGIIENRKQQERGYPYNEVCQWFIDRADLIFLVFDPTKLDVGGELEMLFRQMKGRESQIRLILNKADSLSTQDLMRVYGALFWSMAPLINVTEPPRVYVSSFWPQEYVVDTSLELFMKEEISLLEDLNQVIENQMENKIAFIRQHGIRVRIHALLVDRYLQTYYDKLGWFSDPYEVFQDIVNDPDKYYIFKSILAKTNVSKFDLPNKETYQDFFGVNPVSSFKQLSNHCTWTGGCLLDKLEKAISHELPALLSTVSKAADMPAPEKAAPTLPPPLPGSCEGHGCEEKPKNRWRRQ from the exons ATGAGGAGAGGGCCCTTGGCAGCCAAAATGAAGTCCctgttgtctgtctgctgcttgcTGTCTCTGCTGGCCTTGTCTGCTTCAG GCCTCCTGGCAGGGTCTTCCATCCACGATGAGGATCCTGTGGTACAtctgcagctccagcagccAGAGGGAGATCTCTTCTCCTGTGGGTGTGACACAACAGAGGAGCATGCCAGCCAGAGCTCATCCAACGACACCCCAGCCCCTGAGAGGTCTATGTGTCAGCACTGCAAACCCCCATCAGCTTtaggtgctgcagctgctgaagaagaAGAGCCAGGCTCAACCTCAGAacctgaagaagaggaggaggaagtttCCACAGATAAGTTAGAAACTGATAGAGAAGAGGAGCAAGTAGACACTGCTTCCCAGGAAAAGAtagcagaggaagaaaaagaagaagaaaaagaggtgATGTCTGAGGAGGAGGTAGAGGCAGAGCCTGTAAAGGAAGCAGAGTCAGTGGAGGATCAAAGtgtggtggaggaagaggaggaggatgctgCATCATCTGAAGAGGGTGAGGTGGTAACTCAGgttgaggatgaggagggaacaacagagaaagaagtgaaagaagaagaggagaaattaTCCCATGAGGAGAAGGAAGTAACTGAACGCCAGGAAGAAGTTTCAGAAGATGGGGAACCTGCTACTGAAGAAGTTGATGAAACAGTTTTGGAAAATGAAGAAAGGCAGGAGGACACAAAGGAaagagctgaggaggaggagagtgtggAAACTGTCTTGAGCGAGGTTGTAGAGGAAGAAGCTACCATTGCTGAGGATGCAGCTAAGGAAGAAGTCGAAGTGGTTGAATCAGAACCAGAAGGAGAACCAGTAGAGATTTCTCAAACAGACTCTGAACCTGAGGAAACAGAGTCAGACGTAAGAGCAGAATCTCAGGCTGAACTTGAGAGGATTTCAGAGCCTGAACCAGTATCAGAAGTTCCCCTAGAAGCGGTCTCACAGCCTGTTGTGGAGGAGGTCACATCAGAACCTATGGAGGAAGTATCTATGGAGGATGTACCAGTGGAAACCACATTGGAGGAGGCTCCCGAGGTGGAAGAGGCATCTGTTGATGCCACTGAGGAGGAGGCAACAGTGGAGGAGGTAACGTCAGAGGAGCCTACACCATCTGCAGCCAAAG ATGATGGCAAGGCAGCAGGCCCAACACCGAGAGATCGCTCCCACATTGAGGACACACTGCTACTGGCTACTGCTGAACTCTCTGCAGAGTTCTCAG CTGCCATGAAGAAGCTATTGAACATCTACCACACAGCCATCAAGCCAGTGGAACAAGCCTACAAGTACAATGAGCTCAGGCAGCATGAAGTCACAG ATGGTGAAATCACCTCTAAGCccatggttttatttttgggACCCTGGAGTGTCGGCAAGTCCTCCATGATCAACTACTTGCTGGGTCTTCATGGCACCTCCCAGGAACTCTACACAG GTGCTGAGCCGACCACCTCTGAATACACTGTCATCATGCATGGCGAGAAGTTTCGGACCATAGAGGGCATTGTGATGGCGGCAGACAGCTCACGGTCTTTCTCGCCCCTGGAGAAGTTTGGCCAAAATTTTCTGGAACGGCTTGTGGGAATTGAGATGTCCCACAAGCTGCTGGAGAGGGTCACCTTCGTTGACACCCCTGGAATCATTGAAAATCGCAAACAGCAGGAGAGAG gTTACCCCTACAACGAGGTGTGTCAGTGGTTCATCGATCGAGCTGATCTGATCTTCCTGGTGTTCGACCCCACCAAGCTGGACGTGGGTGGGGAGCTGGAGATGCTCTTCAGGCAGATGAAGGGCCGTGAGTCCCAGATTCGGCTCATCCTCAACAAGGCCGACAGTCTTTCTACCCAGGACCTGATGAGGGTTTACGGTGCCCTGTTCTGGAGCATGGCACCACTGATTAATGTCACAGAGCCCCCTCGGGTTTATGTCAGCTCTTTCTGGCCTCAGGAATATGTTGTAGACACCAGCCTAGAGCTCTTCATGAAGGAGGAGATTTCTCTGTTGGAGGATCTCAACCAG GTGATTGAGAACCAGATGGAGAACAAAATCGCTTTCATCCGCCAACATGGCATCCGTGTACGCATCCATGCCCTGCTGGTGGACCGCTATCTCCAGACCTACTATGACAAGCTGGGCTGGTTCAGTGACCCCTACGAGGTGTTCCAGGACATTGTCAATGACCCGGACAAGTACTACATCTTCAAGTCCATTCTGGCCAAGACCAATGTCAGTAAGTTTGACCTACCCAACAAAGAGACCTACCAGGACTTCTTTGGTGTCAATCCTGTTTCTAGCTTCAAGCAGCTCTCCAACCACTGCACCTGGACTGGTGGCTGCCTGCTCGACAAACTGGAGAAAGCCATCTCACATGAGCTCCCAGCTCTGCTCAGCACTGTCAGCAAGGCTGCAGACATGCCAGCCCCAGAAAAGGCTGCGCCAACACTGCCACCCCCTCTCCCTGGCAGCTGCGAAGGTCACGGGTGTGAAGAGAAACCCAAGAATCGCTGGAGGAGGCAGTGA